From the genome of Roseofilum reptotaenium CS-1145:
TTCCTGGACTCCCCCAAGAAATTGCCATGGCCAAAAATCCCACTAGAATCACACCAGCAGAAATCGACCACCAGAGATTACGTTGTTTAATAATGCTAATCATGGATTTACCGTTTGGGGAGCGGAGCAAGATTGGGACAAAATAGGTTGGGTTTACGCAGTCCGGGAAACTGAAGCACGTATAACATCAGGGTACGACTGCATGTAACGGCAGTAAACATACTAATGACGACCCCAATACCGAGAGTCAGAGCAAACCCTCGGACTAAACCCGTGCCTAACCAGAATAGGGCAATACAGGAAATCAGGGTAGTCAGGTTACCATCGAGGATACTGGTAAATGCCCGATAAAAGCCCGATTCTACGGAACGATAGAGGGTTTTACCCCCACGCAGTTCTTCCCGGGTGCGCTCAAAGATTAACACATTAGCATCGACGGCCATGCCGATACTGAGGATAAAACCAGCAATCCCGGGTAAGGTGAGGGTGACTTGGAATAGCTTAAATGCTGCAAACGTGAGCAGAGCATAGACGAGGAGGGCAATATTAGCGATCGCCCCGGGCAGGCGATAATAGATCACCATATACACCAGCACGAGGAATAATCCACCCAACCCTGCATAGATACTGCGACGAATACTATCTTGTCCCAATGTCGCGCCAACCGTGCGGTTTTCCACAATTTCCACAGGCACGGGGAGAGCGCCCCCTCGCAGTTGGATCGACAAGTCATTAGCGGTTTCAGCCGTAAAATTCCCCGTAATTTCCGCACGACCTCCCACAATCCCGGTTTCCGCAAATTCTACGCCGACGGTTGGGGTACTGACGAGTTTATTATCCAGGAAAATACCAATAGTGCGACCCGTTCCAGCTAAATTTTTCGTTAGTTCAGCAAACTTATCTCCCCCTTCACCATTAAACTCTAGTATCACAGCCCAGTTTGCTCCTCCTTGGGGAGGACGGGGTAAAGAGTCTTGCAGTTGCTCCCCAGTTAAGCCAATTTTGTCAAAGAGGGGAGCAATGTCCTCATTGAGTTTAGCGATCTGCTCCTGATTTTCGGCGAGCGCCTCTGCCGCCACTTCCGGGTCTTCCTGTCGCAGTAAAGCTTGCTCAAACTGCAATTGTCTCCAAATCTGAAATTGGGCGGCAAATTCATCCTCTGTCCCTTGCCGTTGCTGGCGGAACTCCAACTGCGCTGTGCCACCCAATACCCGTTCCGCTTGAGCTGGATCGTTAACCCCCGGCAGTTGGATCGAGAGCTGATCCTCTCCCACCGTCTGGATCGCTGCCTCTGAAACCCCCAGACCATTGACCCGATTTTCCATCACTCGTTGCACCGCTTCCAATTTACGAGGTGTAATTTCCGGGACTTCTGGTGTGGTTTTTACTTGAATGGTCAATTGTGCCCCCCCTCGCAGGTCTAAACCTAGGCGGGTTTCGACTTTCGCCAATACCGCGATCGCGGCGATCGCCAGCACAATAATTAAAGCTAAAATTGTCCGTTGTTTCCCCATCGTTTAATCTGTGATAGTGAATGATATAGGGAGTAGGCTAGGCAATAGGGAGTAATGGGCGATCCCCGTGTCTCTCCATCCCCCCATCCCCCTATCCTTGCATCTCCTAAACCTGTAGTGCCATCATTTTTTTAACAGCTTCTACAATTTTACCCGGCTGAACAATCGTCAAGTTTTCCAGAATGCCATTATAGGGAGTCGGAATATCCTGAGATGAAAGGCGTATCACTGGAGCATCGAGTTCATCAAACAATTTGTCGTTAATTGAAGCCGTTAATTCTGCACCAATACCCCCCGTTTTCATGCATTCTTCCACAATCACCACCCGATGGGTCTTGCGAATTGATGCACTAATGGTGTCAAAATCCAGGGGTTTGAGGGAAATTAAATCAATAATTTCTGGATCAAATCCTTCTTGCTCTAGGGTTTTGGCCGCTTGCATGGCATGATGACGCATCCGGGAATAGGTCAAAATGGTCACATCTTTACCTCGACGGACAATTTCTGCCCGGTCTAAGGGCACTAAATATTCAGTTTCGGGTAAGTTTTCCTTTAGGTTATACAGCAAGACATGCTCGAAAAATAAGACCGGGTTGCCATCGCGAATAGCCGATTTCATCAGTCCCTTAGCATTGTAGGGGGTGGAACAGGCAACAATTTTCAGTCCCGGAACTGCTTGGAAATAGGCTTCTAGACGTTGGGAGTGTTCTGCACCCAGTTGTTTACCCACTCCGCCTGGCCCCCGAATCACCAGGGGAATCGTAAAGTTGCCCCCAGAGGTATAGCGCAGCATTCCCGCATTATTGGAGATTTGGTTAAAGGCTAAGAGCAAAAAGCCCATATTCATCCCTTCAATGATCGGTCGCAGTCCAGTCATCGCAGCACCAACCGCTAATCCGGTGAAGCTGTTTTCCGCAATGGGAGTATCGAGTACCCGCAGTTCTCCATATTTTTCATAGAGTCCTTTGGTGACTTTGTAGGAACCGCCATATTGGCCAACATCTTCGCCTAGGACGAAGACGGAGGGATCGCGGGCCATTTCTTCGTCGATCGCTTCCCGGAGGGCATTGAAGAATAGTGTTTCTGCCATTTGCTACGATAAATAGAGTGTGGGGTTAGGTCAAAGTAGCAGTTTAACAAAAAATGGGGTCTTCACAGTCATGGCGATCGAATCTGCACTCGATTGGTTGGCGGTAGCTGGGTATTTGGCATTTGCGTCGTTTATTATCTGGCAGGTACTGACTCGCTCAAAATAGCTGGTTTTCATCACCAAAACTAGAGTAAACTAGATGGCTGTAATTAACTCTTACGGAACCATGTATGAAACTCTTTGCTTAAAGCAAGAGCATAAGGCCACTCAATTAAAGATTTTTTTACTTCCTCTTAAAGAGACCCATATTCAACACTTGATTCAACTTGCCCAGGAGAAAGATTTAGTCGATCTCATGGGTTGGGATACTTTTTTTGAAACGAACGATACACCAGGATTTATTGAAGCTATTTCCGAGTATGCCTTGAAGGAAATATAATTCACCACTTTAGAGCGCTCATGGCACGACGATAATTTGTTTATGTCTATCTGCTGCTTAGGTTTAAGAATTTGTCTAACGCTTCTGTAATAGCTGGAGGCCAACGGCGGATATTTGTCACCCAATCGATATCTTTATAGCGACTATCTAAACCCACAGCAGCAACCCAATTACTTTCGGCTTCTCCTTGTTTTCCTTCTACCCATAAAGCAGCACTTAAGGCAGCTCGCATGTCAGCAAATTGGGGATATTTGCGGTTCAGATTTCGCATCATTTTAATGGCTTTTTCAGTTTCGCCGATTTCATAGGTGGCGAGGGCTTGACTGGCTAGGGCAAAGGCAAAGTTAGGGGCAAGTTGGTTACAGGTTTGATAATCGGCGATCGCCCCTTGCCAGTCTTTTAAGCCCATTTTGGCATTGCCGCGATTGTTATACGCTTGGGCATCATCAGGGTTAATGTCCAGGATCTGATTGTAGTCTTCAATGGCTTCTACATAGCGTCCTAACCCTTCTAAGGCGGCTCCCCGATTGAGATAGGGGTCGGTAACCAAAGGTGCAAGTTCGATCGCTTCATTATAATCGGCGATCGCCTGCTCAAATTTCCCCTGACTCGCACGGGTAATTCCTCGATTGCTCCAACCGGCTGCACTTTCCGGATATCTCTCTAAAATTTGCGTCCAATAGGCTTCTGCTGTGGCAAAATCGCCCTGATTTGATGCCGTAAATGCCTGTTGTGCCAAGTCTTCTAAGGTGCTAGAGTCATCCACCGCACTGATTAACCGAGGGGTTGCACTGCTCCGATCCCAAATCTGATGGGGAAATTCCCGTATCGAAATCGCCTGGGCAGGTAAAATAATACTGGCTACAAGGATGGCGACGATTAACAGTCCTTTCCAAAATAGATTCATAAGTGCTCTTGCAATAAGGGATAATTGACTTCATTTTAAACTGAATGGGAGCATCTCAAAAACGTTTTTCTCAGATTTTATGACTTAAAACCGACGAGTAAACTTGACAAAACCTCGAAGTTTCACCTAAGATGAGTCGAAAATTATATTTTAGAGGAAAAATCAATCGTGAATAGAGGTTTGCTTTCTCCTTTAGAAATTAAGGCAGTGCTTGAAGATTATGGAACCCCTTTATATTTGTATGATTTTAACAAAATAGAACACCAATACAGTAAACTCATATCAGGTCTGCCTGCAAACTTTACCGTTCTCTATACCCTGAAAGCCAATAGTAATTTAAGCATTTGCCACCAATTTGCCCAGTTAGGAGCAGGGGTAGATATCAGTTCAATCGGAGAGTTAAATGCAGCCCTTAAAGCCGGGTTTTCTCCGGAACAGATTACGTTTACAGGGCCAGGAAAAACGAACTCAGAACTAAGAGCGGCAGTAGAAGCGAGGATTGACACGATTGTGCTAGAGTCCGTTAACGAAGCTCGTCGATTAAATGATTTTGCAGAGGAAGAAGGAAGAAAACAAGATGTTTTGATTCGGATTAATCCCTTATATCGAACCAGTCAGAGTTGCGAAATACGTGAAAAAGGGACGAGTTGTGGGGAGAATGATAGTAAGAATTTGCCACAAAATTTGAAAATTCAAACCATCGCCACTAGCGCCAGTAAATTTGGGGTGGATGAAGCTCAAGCTCCAGAAGCAATGATGGCGATCGCGGATTATCCCCATTTGAACTTAAAAGGGATTCATATTTTTACGGAAAGTAACGTTCTCGACTATACGCAATTACTGGCTTCTTGGAAGAATACGATCGCGATCGCAAACCGCCTCAACGACCAAGGCCATGCCATTTCAGTTATTGATTTTGGCGGAGGCATTGGCATACCCTACAATTGGGTCGATCCTGAATTTGATATGCCCTCTTTTGGTCAAGAATTACAACAAATTTTTGACAACAATTCCTATCCATACCAATGTGTGGTAGAAATGGGACGTTACCTAGTTGGAGAAGCAGGGTGTTATATCACTGAAGTCGTTGATCTCAAAGAATCTCAAGGTCAAAAATTCATCATTCTCGATGGTGGAGTCCACCAACTGTTAAGACTCTCTATGAAGCCAGCAAGCAAATATATGCAAGTGGTGGGAAAGCATAACAGTAAGACTCTGAAAGCCACCTTGGGAGGAAAGCTACCGACCCCGTTAGATATTATGGTTGAGGATGTTGAGGTTCCAGAAGATATAGGAATCGGCGATCGCCTGGTCATCTATAACTGTGGAGCCTATGGCTTTAATCATAGCCTGACCAACTTTGCCCTCCACAACTATCCAGCAGAAGTCGCTTATAGTCACGGAGCAATGCACCTTATTCGCGAAAAAGGAAAAATAGAAGATTTTTTCTGCAATCAAAAATTGCCCTTATTGAACTCCAATTAACCATGAAACACGTTAAATTTACCGCGATGGAACATGGCGATGGAGAAGATTACGATTTATTATGTGAAAGTTTTGAAGAATATACCTCCAACTTACCCCAACG
Proteins encoded in this window:
- the secD gene encoding protein translocase subunit SecD, which encodes MGKQRTILALIIVLAIAAIAVLAKVETRLGLDLRGGAQLTIQVKTTPEVPEITPRKLEAVQRVMENRVNGLGVSEAAIQTVGEDQLSIQLPGVNDPAQAERVLGGTAQLEFRQQRQGTEDEFAAQFQIWRQLQFEQALLRQEDPEVAAEALAENQEQIAKLNEDIAPLFDKIGLTGEQLQDSLPRPPQGGANWAVILEFNGEGGDKFAELTKNLAGTGRTIGIFLDNKLVSTPTVGVEFAETGIVGGRAEITGNFTAETANDLSIQLRGGALPVPVEIVENRTVGATLGQDSIRRSIYAGLGGLFLVLVYMVIYYRLPGAIANIALLVYALLTFAAFKLFQVTLTLPGIAGFILSIGMAVDANVLIFERTREELRGGKTLYRSVESGFYRAFTSILDGNLTTLISCIALFWLGTGLVRGFALTLGIGVVISMFTAVTCSRTLMLYVLQFPGLRKPNLFCPNLAPLPKR
- a CDS encoding alpha-ketoacid dehydrogenase subunit beta, which encodes MAETLFFNALREAIDEEMARDPSVFVLGEDVGQYGGSYKVTKGLYEKYGELRVLDTPIAENSFTGLAVGAAMTGLRPIIEGMNMGFLLLAFNQISNNAGMLRYTSGGNFTIPLVIRGPGGVGKQLGAEHSQRLEAYFQAVPGLKIVACSTPYNAKGLMKSAIRDGNPVLFFEHVLLYNLKENLPETEYLVPLDRAEIVRRGKDVTILTYSRMRHHAMQAAKTLEQEGFDPEIIDLISLKPLDFDTISASIRKTHRVVIVEECMKTGGIGAELTASINDKLFDELDAPVIRLSSQDIPTPYNGILENLTIVQPGKIVEAVKKMMALQV
- a CDS encoding tetratricopeptide repeat protein; the protein is MNLFWKGLLIVAILVASIILPAQAISIREFPHQIWDRSSATPRLISAVDDSSTLEDLAQQAFTASNQGDFATAEAYWTQILERYPESAAGWSNRGITRASQGKFEQAIADYNEAIELAPLVTDPYLNRGAALEGLGRYVEAIEDYNQILDINPDDAQAYNNRGNAKMGLKDWQGAIADYQTCNQLAPNFAFALASQALATYEIGETEKAIKMMRNLNRKYPQFADMRAALSAALWVEGKQGEAESNWVAAVGLDSRYKDIDWVTNIRRWPPAITEALDKFLNLSSR
- a CDS encoding diaminopimelate decarboxylase family protein encodes the protein MNRGLLSPLEIKAVLEDYGTPLYLYDFNKIEHQYSKLISGLPANFTVLYTLKANSNLSICHQFAQLGAGVDISSIGELNAALKAGFSPEQITFTGPGKTNSELRAAVEARIDTIVLESVNEARRLNDFAEEEGRKQDVLIRINPLYRTSQSCEIREKGTSCGENDSKNLPQNLKIQTIATSASKFGVDEAQAPEAMMAIADYPHLNLKGIHIFTESNVLDYTQLLASWKNTIAIANRLNDQGHAISVIDFGGGIGIPYNWVDPEFDMPSFGQELQQIFDNNSYPYQCVVEMGRYLVGEAGCYITEVVDLKESQGQKFIILDGGVHQLLRLSMKPASKYMQVVGKHNSKTLKATLGGKLPTPLDIMVEDVEVPEDIGIGDRLVIYNCGAYGFNHSLTNFALHNYPAEVAYSHGAMHLIREKGKIEDFFCNQKLPLLNSN